The Algoriphagus sp. TR-M9 genome has a window encoding:
- a CDS encoding 1-(5-phosphoribosyl)-5-[(5-phosphoribosylamino)methylideneamino]imidazole-4-carboxamide isomerase: MFEIIPSIWLINGKCVRLKRGDFATEEVISTNPLEIAQAFESIGIQRLHLVDLDGARRGEPKNYHILEAITGYTNLKVDFTGGVSTDGDVIKSFEFGAATVTVGSAAANHPERFAQFILSYGREKINLAADTNPADHKIKIRGWQKKTSIDLYDHIDFFYQKGLKYLKVSDVTRDGVMEGPNFALFREVLEKFPQIHLAASGGVRGIDDFRRLRDMGIHAAVFGRAYYEGMITLEDLSSFLSEG, from the coding sequence ATGTTTGAAATAATTCCATCCATCTGGTTGATTAACGGAAAATGTGTGCGACTCAAGCGGGGCGATTTTGCCACTGAGGAGGTGATTTCCACCAATCCATTGGAAATTGCTCAGGCGTTTGAATCTATAGGTATTCAAAGGCTACATCTGGTAGATCTGGATGGTGCCCGACGTGGTGAACCGAAAAATTACCATATTCTCGAAGCTATCACCGGATATACGAACCTTAAAGTGGATTTCACCGGAGGTGTCTCTACAGATGGAGACGTGATCAAAAGCTTTGAATTTGGTGCTGCTACAGTCACTGTGGGCTCAGCCGCTGCTAATCACCCTGAGCGATTTGCTCAATTCATCCTTTCCTATGGAAGGGAAAAAATAAACTTAGCTGCTGATACCAATCCGGCCGATCACAAAATTAAAATCAGAGGCTGGCAGAAGAAAACCTCCATAGATCTTTATGATCATATTGATTTTTTCTACCAGAAGGGGCTGAAGTACCTGAAAGTTTCTGATGTGACCCGTGATGGTGTCATGGAGGGACCAAATTTCGCTTTGTTCAGAGAAGTATTGGAGAAATTCCCTCAAATTCACCTAGCTGCCAGTGGAGGAGTACGGGGGATAGACGATTTCCGAAGACTTAGGGATATGGGCATACATGCTGCTGTTTTTGGCCGAGCCTATTATGAGGGCATGATTACGCTGGAGGACTTGTCAAGTTTTCTTTCAGAAGGATAA
- a CDS encoding YCF48-related protein: MINRSLLALSILIALFSCNSNSAPSYSEQPLGWELKETPVKSSLRGLSAVTAEIVWASGSGGTWLKTLDGGETWEHGVIAGLDTVDFRSIHAFDAMNAVVVSAGQPAVIYKTSDGGASWGLKYQEEDELAFFDGIAFPSPDLGYVIGDPLEGKWTILKSANQGESWYPIDSLPVAEPGEAAFAASATSLVAAGNQIWLGTGGTASKMHYSSDGGSSWTQVKSPFVQGESSQGIFSLANLGSGQIVAVGGDYLDEPMREGVAANFLSSTGEWVPAQEAPGGYRSGVSYFSMQKWLIAVGPGGSDYSKDGGLTWEAFSGEGFHAVKMGQADGSVWASGSEGRVGKLLY; encoded by the coding sequence TTGAAAGAAACTCCTGTGAAGTCCTCCCTTCGTGGACTGTCTGCTGTGACGGCTGAGATTGTTTGGGCCAGTGGAAGTGGAGGTACTTGGCTGAAAACATTGGACGGAGGCGAGACCTGGGAGCATGGGGTTATCGCAGGACTTGACACCGTAGACTTCAGGTCCATTCATGCCTTTGATGCGATGAACGCCGTGGTGGTGTCTGCAGGGCAGCCGGCAGTCATTTACAAGACTAGCGATGGAGGGGCAAGCTGGGGTCTCAAATACCAAGAAGAAGATGAACTGGCATTTTTTGATGGGATAGCATTTCCTTCTCCGGATCTGGGCTATGTGATAGGAGATCCCCTAGAGGGCAAGTGGACGATTTTGAAAAGCGCAAATCAGGGAGAATCTTGGTACCCCATTGATTCCCTTCCGGTGGCTGAGCCAGGGGAGGCAGCATTTGCTGCCAGTGCTACTTCTCTGGTCGCAGCAGGAAACCAAATCTGGCTGGGCACTGGAGGGACTGCCTCTAAGATGCATTACTCATCAGATGGAGGCTCCTCTTGGACGCAGGTAAAATCCCCATTTGTACAGGGAGAATCATCTCAAGGAATCTTTTCCCTGGCTAATTTAGGTTCAGGTCAAATCGTAGCAGTGGGAGGAGACTACTTAGATGAGCCCATGCGAGAGGGAGTTGCTGCTAATTTTCTGAGTTCTACTGGTGAATGGGTTCCGGCACAAGAAGCTCCGGGAGGTTACCGGTCTGGAGTGAGTTATTTTTCTATGCAAAAATGGCTAATAGCAGTAGGTCCCGGAGGCTCTGATTATTCAAAGGATGGCGGCCTGACCTGGGAAGCATTTAGTGGAGAAGGTTTTCATGCAGTTAAAATGGGACAGGCAGACGGTTCAGTCTGGGCTTCCGGATCTGAGGGTAGAGTGGGCAAATTGTTATATTGA